The Rubrobacter naiadicus genome has a segment encoding these proteins:
- a CDS encoding DeoR/GlpR family DNA-binding transcription regulator encodes MLAEQRREAILRELEERGSVSVMDLSEKLGVSDMTIRRDLEALSKRRLLKKVHGGAVPVPKAAREPHFEYKRRLNRAEKAAIARAALPMIEDGDTVALSAGTTTWHIASLLRRASRELTFITNSTNIALTLQENGWEQIVLSGGIFRTPSDALVGPFAERTLRTLNADILFLGVHGIHPEAGLTTPNIAEAETDRCLVEAAQKVIVVADNTKLGVVALARIAPIKEVDVLITDSGASRKLLREIELAGVEVVVVETGEDELARAN; translated from the coding sequence ATGCTCGCGGAGCAGAGGCGGGAGGCGATACTCAGGGAACTCGAGGAGCGGGGCAGCGTCTCGGTGATGGACCTCTCGGAGAAGCTCGGGGTCTCGGACATGACCATAAGGCGAGACCTCGAGGCGCTCTCGAAGAGGAGGCTCCTCAAGAAGGTGCACGGCGGGGCCGTCCCCGTGCCCAAGGCGGCCAGGGAGCCGCACTTCGAGTACAAACGCAGGCTCAACCGGGCGGAGAAGGCGGCCATCGCGCGGGCGGCGCTGCCGATGATCGAGGACGGGGACACCGTCGCGCTGAGCGCCGGCACCACCACCTGGCACATCGCGAGCCTCCTGCGGCGGGCCTCCCGGGAGCTGACCTTCATCACCAACTCGACGAACATCGCGCTCACGCTGCAGGAGAACGGCTGGGAGCAGATAGTGCTCTCCGGAGGCATCTTCCGCACCCCCTCCGACGCGCTGGTAGGTCCCTTCGCCGAGCGGACGCTGCGCACGCTCAACGCCGACATCCTCTTCCTGGGGGTGCACGGCATCCACCCCGAGGCCGGGCTCACCACCCCCAACATCGCCGAGGCCGAGACCGACCGCTGTCTCGTCGAGGCGGCGCAGAAGGTCATCGTCGTCGCGGACAACACCAAGCTCGGGGTCGTCGCGCTCGCCCGGATAGCGCCCATCAAGGAGGTGGACGTCCTGATCACAGACTCAGGAGCCTCCCGGAAACTGCTGCGCGAGATAGAGCTCGCCGGGGTCGAGGTCGTCGTGGTAGAGACCGGCGAGGACGAGCTCGCCCGGGCGAACTGA
- a CDS encoding (Fe-S)-binding protein, which translates to MRAALFITCFNDTLFPETGIATVKVLERLGVEVDFPREQTCCGQMHFNTGYQREAIPLVRRFVEVFSPYEVIVAPSGSCVGMVRELYPMAAGLAGDAALAREVEALAPRVFELSEFLVKKLGTTDVGAYYPHRVTYHPTCHSLRMIKVGDAPLRLLEAVRGVDLVELPEAEECCGFGGTFAVKNADTSAAMLADKVANVLSSGAEVCCASDNSCLMHIGGALSRQRTGVKTVHLAEILASEEER; encoded by the coding sequence GTGCGGGCGGCCCTCTTCATAACCTGCTTCAACGACACCCTCTTCCCGGAGACCGGGATCGCGACCGTGAAGGTCCTCGAGCGCCTCGGGGTTGAGGTCGACTTCCCCCGGGAGCAGACCTGCTGCGGTCAGATGCACTTCAACACCGGCTACCAGCGCGAGGCGATCCCGCTGGTGCGCCGCTTCGTCGAGGTCTTCTCCCCCTACGAGGTCATCGTCGCACCCTCCGGCTCGTGCGTCGGGATGGTGAGAGAGCTCTACCCGATGGCGGCCGGGCTCGCCGGGGACGCCGCCCTCGCCCGCGAGGTCGAGGCCCTCGCCCCCCGCGTCTTCGAGCTCTCGGAGTTTCTCGTAAAGAAGCTCGGGACGACCGACGTCGGGGCGTACTACCCGCATCGGGTGACCTACCACCCGACCTGTCACTCCCTGAGGATGATAAAGGTCGGGGACGCCCCGTTGAGGCTGCTCGAGGCGGTGCGCGGCGTCGACCTCGTCGAGCTCCCCGAGGCGGAGGAGTGCTGCGGGTTCGGGGGGACCTTCGCCGTCAAGAACGCCGACACTTCGGCGGCGATGCTCGCGGACAAGGTCGCGAACGTCCTCTCGAGTGGGGCGGAGGTCTGCTGCGCCTCGGACAACTCCTGCCTGATGCACATCGGGGGCGCGCTCTCGCGGCAGAGGACCGGGGTGAAGACCGTGCACCTCGCCGAGATACTGGCGAGCGAGGAGGAGAGATGA
- a CDS encoding LutB/LldF family L-lactate oxidation iron-sulfur protein, giving the protein MRVSERPFQALAREALADSQLRRNLGHATATIRKKRAAAVSELPDWEELREAGAAIKERALRHLDEYLVRLEESVTKAGGEVHWARDAREANRIVAGIAKGHGAREVVKVKSIATDEIGLNDHLAKEGIEAVETDLAELIIQLAGEESSHILVPAIHKNRAEIRELFREKLGAKDLSDDPRDLTETARRYLRERFLSAKVGISGANFAVAETGTVCVVESEGNGRMCTTLPEVLVTVMGIEKVVPTWRDLEVFMQLLPRSSTAERMNPYTSFWSGTSSGEGPREFHLVLLDNGRTQALSDPKGRQALRCIRCSACLNVCPVYERVGGHSYGSVYPGPIGAILTPQLTGLGRKGPDSLPYASSLCGACYEVCPVKINIPEVLIHLRGRVVRNRQDSGSPAAKLDPEGAAMRTLARTFADRRLYEAAQKLARAGQWPLARGGKIRRLPGPLSGWTAVRDLEAVPRETFREWWRRERG; this is encoded by the coding sequence ATGAGGGTTTCGGAGAGACCGTTTCAGGCGCTCGCGCGCGAGGCGCTCGCCGACAGCCAGCTCAGGAGGAACCTGGGGCACGCGACCGCGACGATCCGCAAAAAGCGAGCGGCCGCCGTCTCGGAGCTGCCGGACTGGGAGGAGCTGCGGGAGGCGGGCGCGGCGATCAAAGAGCGCGCCTTGAGGCACCTGGACGAGTACCTGGTGCGGCTCGAAGAGTCCGTAACGAAGGCCGGAGGAGAGGTCCACTGGGCGCGCGACGCGCGGGAGGCGAACAGGATCGTCGCGGGCATCGCAAAGGGGCACGGGGCGCGCGAGGTCGTCAAGGTCAAGTCGATAGCGACAGACGAGATCGGGCTCAACGATCACCTCGCGAAGGAGGGAATCGAGGCGGTCGAGACCGACCTCGCGGAGCTCATCATCCAGCTCGCCGGCGAGGAGTCTTCGCACATCCTGGTCCCGGCGATCCACAAGAACCGCGCCGAGATCCGGGAGCTCTTCCGCGAAAAGCTCGGCGCGAAGGACCTCTCGGACGACCCGCGCGACCTCACCGAGACCGCCCGGCGCTACCTGCGCGAGCGGTTCCTCTCGGCGAAGGTCGGCATTAGCGGGGCCAACTTCGCCGTCGCCGAGACGGGGACCGTCTGCGTGGTCGAGTCGGAGGGGAACGGCAGGATGTGCACGACCCTTCCCGAGGTGCTCGTCACGGTGATGGGGATAGAGAAGGTCGTCCCCACCTGGCGCGACCTGGAGGTCTTCATGCAGCTCCTCCCCCGCTCCTCCACCGCAGAGCGGATGAACCCCTACACCTCGTTCTGGAGCGGGACTTCCTCAGGGGAGGGGCCGCGGGAGTTCCACCTGGTGCTGCTCGACAACGGCAGGACACAGGCGCTCTCCGACCCGAAGGGAAGACAGGCTTTAAGGTGCATCCGCTGCTCGGCGTGCCTGAACGTCTGCCCGGTCTACGAGCGGGTGGGAGGTCACTCCTACGGCTCGGTCTACCCGGGTCCGATCGGCGCGATCTTAACCCCCCAGCTCACCGGGCTCGGGAGGAAGGGCCCGGATTCGCTCCCCTACGCCTCGTCGCTGTGCGGGGCGTGCTACGAGGTCTGCCCGGTGAAGATAAACATCCCGGAGGTCCTGATCCACCTGCGCGGAAGGGTCGTGAGAAACCGCCAGGACTCGGGCTCCCCGGCCGCGAAGCTCGACCCGGAGGGCGCGGCGATGCGCACTCTGGCGCGCACCTTCGCCGACCGCCGCCTCTACGAGGCCGCGCAAAAGCTCGCCCGCGCCGGGCAGTGGCCGCTCGCGCGGGGCGGGAAGATACGACGCCTCCCCGGCCCCCTCTCCGGGTGGACCGCCGTGCGCGACCTCGAGGCCGTCCCGCGCGAGACCTTCCGCGAGTGGTGGAGGAGGGAGCGCGGATGA
- a CDS encoding LutC/YkgG family protein yields MSQAREEILRRIRLATRDVPQEESPEDVSVERSYRVESVSPHEEVVGRFVENVSEYRASVRRVGEEELPEAIREALARRGARRLVVAPGVPDGWIPEGVEALRDGEGGRPLTNEELDASDGVLSGCALGIAQSGTIVLDGGRMQGRRALTLLPDYHLCVIYEDQIVELVPEAVRRLEGGVREGRSIVFVSGPSATSDIELDRVEGVHGPRTLEVLVCRR; encoded by the coding sequence ATGAGCCAGGCGAGGGAGGAGATCCTGCGCCGCATCCGCCTCGCCACCCGCGACGTGCCGCAGGAGGAGAGCCCGGAGGACGTTTCCGTCGAGAGGAGCTACCGCGTCGAGAGCGTCTCTCCGCACGAGGAGGTCGTGGGGCGCTTCGTCGAGAACGTCTCCGAGTACCGGGCGAGCGTGCGGCGGGTCGGGGAGGAGGAGCTGCCGGAAGCGATAAGGGAGGCCCTCGCGCGACGCGGCGCGCGGAGGCTCGTCGTCGCGCCGGGGGTGCCGGATGGGTGGATCCCGGAGGGGGTGGAGGCGCTGCGCGACGGGGAAGGCGGAAGACCGCTCACGAATGAGGAGCTCGACGCGAGCGACGGGGTCCTCTCCGGCTGCGCCCTGGGGATAGCCCAGAGCGGCACGATCGTCCTCGACGGCGGCAGGATGCAGGGAAGGCGGGCGCTCACGCTGCTCCCCGACTACCACCTGTGCGTGATCTACGAAGATCAGATAGTGGAGCTCGTCCCCGAGGCGGTAAGGAGGCTCGAAGGGGGCGTGCGGGAGGGGAGATCCATCGTCTTCGTCTCCGGGCCGTCGGCCACCTCGGACATCGAGCTCGACCGGGTCGAGGGCGTCCACGGCCCCAGGACGCTCGAGGTACTCGTCTGCCGCCGGTAG
- the gltX gene encoding glutamate--tRNA ligase, producing the protein MENKEVRVRYAPSPTGKLHVGGVRTALFNWLFARKHGGTFVLRIEDTDLERSTEESVEQLERSLRWIGLDWDEGPEVGGPYGPYRQTERLDIYRAAAQRLLEKGAAYYDFATTEELARFRERARAEGRSPIYTGGEYREMDPEEALRRVRSGEPHTIRFKTPREGQTVVEDVIRGPVTFENENIEDFVLMKSTGTPTYNFAAAVDDAAMEISHVIRGDDHLSNTPRQILIYRALGHELPAFAHVPQVLGPDRKKLSKRHGAASVEDFAEQGYLPEALFNYMALLGAGYAADEEIFSPQELAERFRLEKVSGNPAIFDVQKLTAINAVYLRRKSPEELAMMAAPLLAERGVATKEELERDMERLTRIMELLRERISLTTEIPDATGYFYGGTLEYAPDEFEKQFGKEFVRENLPELRDRLAALPEWTADEIERCVRGLAAEKEKGARHLIHPLRFATTGRTVSAGLFETMELIGRERCLLRMDDVLQKLRTRDLL; encoded by the coding sequence ATGGAGAACAAAGAGGTAAGGGTACGCTATGCGCCGAGCCCCACCGGGAAGCTCCACGTCGGCGGGGTGAGGACGGCGCTCTTCAACTGGCTCTTCGCCCGCAAGCACGGTGGTACGTTCGTGCTCAGGATCGAGGACACCGACCTCGAGCGCTCGACCGAGGAGTCGGTCGAGCAGCTCGAGCGTTCGCTGCGCTGGATCGGGCTGGACTGGGACGAGGGGCCCGAGGTCGGCGGCCCCTACGGGCCCTACCGGCAGACCGAACGGCTGGACATCTACCGGGCGGCCGCGCAGCGACTGCTCGAGAAGGGCGCGGCCTACTACGACTTCGCGACCACCGAGGAGCTGGCCCGCTTCCGCGAGCGGGCCAGGGCCGAAGGCAGGAGCCCCATCTACACCGGCGGTGAGTACCGGGAGATGGACCCCGAGGAGGCCCTAAGGAGGGTACGCTCCGGGGAGCCGCACACGATCCGGTTCAAGACCCCGCGCGAGGGACAGACGGTCGTCGAGGACGTGATCCGCGGGCCGGTCACCTTCGAGAACGAGAACATCGAGGACTTCGTGCTCATGAAGTCCACCGGCACGCCCACCTACAACTTCGCGGCCGCGGTAGACGACGCGGCGATGGAGATCAGCCACGTCATAAGAGGCGACGACCACCTCTCCAACACGCCGCGTCAGATCCTGATCTACCGGGCGCTCGGGCACGAGCTGCCGGCCTTCGCCCACGTTCCTCAGGTCCTCGGGCCGGACAGAAAGAAACTGTCCAAGCGCCACGGGGCGGCGAGCGTCGAGGACTTCGCCGAGCAGGGCTACCTCCCCGAAGCGCTCTTCAACTACATGGCGCTCCTCGGGGCCGGCTACGCCGCGGACGAGGAGATCTTCTCACCCCAGGAGCTCGCCGAGCGCTTCCGGCTGGAGAAGGTGAGCGGCAACCCGGCGATCTTCGACGTGCAGAAGCTCACCGCGATAAACGCCGTCTACCTCCGGCGCAAGAGCCCGGAGGAGCTGGCGATGATGGCCGCCCCCCTCCTCGCAGAACGCGGCGTGGCGACAAAAGAGGAACTCGAGCGCGACATGGAGCGCCTCACCAGGATCATGGAGTTGCTCAGAGAGCGCATCAGCCTCACCACCGAGATCCCGGACGCTACCGGCTACTTCTACGGCGGCACCCTGGAGTACGCCCCGGACGAGTTCGAGAAGCAGTTCGGGAAGGAGTTCGTCCGGGAGAATCTGCCCGAGCTGCGAGACCGTCTCGCCGCGCTCCCGGAGTGGACCGCCGACGAGATAGAGCGCTGCGTCCGGGGGCTCGCGGCGGAGAAGGAGAAGGGGGCGCGGCACCTGATCCACCCGCTGCGCTTCGCCACCACCGGTCGCACCGTGAGCGCCGGGCTCTTCGAGACGATGGAGCTCATAGGCAGAGAGCGCTGCCTGCTGCGCATGGACGACGTGCTGCAGAAGCTGCGCACCCGCGACCTGCTTTGA